In Spea bombifrons isolate aSpeBom1 chromosome 12, aSpeBom1.2.pri, whole genome shotgun sequence, the following proteins share a genomic window:
- the LOC128470581 gene encoding C-X-C chemokine receptor type 3-like: MSYTALYGSFAPLFQENSSIFEYESSSDVGDYSPCNQEKSKVFDRDTLPVFYAILFAAGIIGNALVMIVLLRNKRKLQSNDIFILHLTVADILLVLTLPFWAGQAVTGWHFGGILCKIVGSIFKVNFYAGIFLLACISCDRYLSIVHAVQMFKKHRTNLINWTCLAVWLFCILLCIPDAVYFDVVPEYRTNVTECQPSFPASSSKAWKLFMSFTFHILGFLLPLAGMVYCYAHIMLTLVKSQGFKKQRALQVVIAVVVAFFLCWTPYNMVAFIDTLIMLKVVTISCQSEENLDYALTITSGLCYFHCCLNPVLYVFLGAKFKNYFMELLSQASCLCPGLKERYMKRQPSARSSTWSESAETSLSRF; this comes from the exons ATGAGTTACACG GCTCTGTATGGCTCATTTGCACCACTTTTCCAGGAAAACAGTAGCATTTTTGAGTATGAAAGTTCCTCGGACGTTGGCGACTACTCTCCATGCAACCAGGAAAAAAGCAAGGTCTTTGACCGAGATACCTTACCCGTGTTCTACGCCATCCTGTTCGCCGCGGGAATAATCGGGAACGCCCTAGTAATGATTGTCCTGCTGCGTAACAAGCGCAAGCTCCAGAGCAACGACATCTTTATCCTTCACCTGACGGTAGCCGATATACTTCTGGTGTTGACTCTACCTTTTTgggcagggcaggctgtgaccGGGTGGCATTTTGGTGGTATCCTATGCAAAATTGTGGGCTCCATTTTCAAGGTAAACTTCTACGCTGGCATCTTCCTCCTCGCCTGCATCAGCTGCGACCGGTATTTGTCGATAGTCCACGCCGTCCAGATGTTCAAGAAGCACCGAACGAATCTCATCAACTGGACCTGCCTGGCTGTTTGgttgttttgcattttacttTGCATCCCCGACGCGGTGTATTTCGATGTCGTACCTGAATATCGCACCAACGTGACGGAATGTCAGCCTTCTTTTCCGGCATCAAGTTCTAAGGCCTGGAAGCTGTTCATGTCGTTCACGTTCCATATTCTGGGCTTCTTGCTCCCGCTCGCTGGCATGGTGTATTGTTACGCTCACATCATGCTCACGTTGGTCAAATCTCAAGGTTTTAAGAAGCAAAGAGCACTCCAAGTTGTTATAGCTGTTGTGGTGGCATTCTTCTTGTGTTGGACGCCATACAACATGGTGGCTTTCATCGACACGCTGATTATGCTGAAGGTGGTGACCATCAGTTGTCAATCTGAGGAAAACCTTGACTACGCGCTAACAATAACATCCGGCTTATGTTACTTCCATTGCTGTCTTAATCCGGTGCTCTATGTCTTTCTTGGAGCTAAATTCAAGAACTACTTCATGGAGCTGCTGAGCCAAGCAAGCTGTCTTTGCCCCGGTCTCAAGGAACGATACATGAAGCGCCAGCCTTCGGCGCGGTCTTCAACTTGGTCGGAATCTGCAGAAACATCTCTATCCAGGTTCTGA